A genomic stretch from Helianthus annuus cultivar XRQ/B chromosome 1, HanXRQr2.0-SUNRISE, whole genome shotgun sequence includes:
- the LOC118492097 gene encoding protein PNS1-like isoform X1, with the protein MGVAEPVVERETEEHVDVDHHKQQDEIKQTHKDLEKGEMGHDHQQQHVSRMQRLSATNPLRLVMDSATRVPPTPTFNRGPTTASHHPPPPQPPPPATTHPSPPPPTANPRAIPTPIPIPIPTPLNTTPTPQFQPSMTTLNSRRYTNKISLFLFTLHFLVAVCLVFFLVFKGVQGLVQGGSARRKERRVIQYFLPQVEAASLLSITLAFSWQKAVRVWPHFMVQFILWSSFLMTLSAGILLICIQRPSTDGVGVVFILFAIGNGLYACWVTQRTKFCSRVFLKALEPVSKFHDINRPTYWMLGIGFVWMSIWILAVIGALNFYFPPLVIILLVLSLLWTAEVMRNVANLTISRVIALFYLRGMQSNTQFCFQRALSKNLGSACLGSLFVPTIEALRIVARGLNLLEGEDEFMFSCAHCCLKVMETIFRYGNGWAYVQIAAYGKGFVKASQDTWELFEKREMELIVDSDITTAICFLTGVCSGSICVIMVAAWTAAVHVTYTATISLLAFIVGYLMTRIAMALPHACVSCYYVCYAENPDNRLFDDTIPKRLDLIKSNRDVVVPTPRVPPRFRR; encoded by the exons ATGGGTGTTGCAGAACCG GTTGTAGAGAGAGAAACTGAAGAACATGTTGATGTTGATCACCACAAACAACAGGATGAAATCAAACAAACCCATAAAGATTTAGAAAAAGGTGAAATGGGTCAtgatcatcaacaacaacatGTGTCAAGAATGCAAAGATTAAGTGCCACTAATCCATTAAGACTTGTGATGGATAGTGCCACTAGAGTACCACCTACACCCACCTTTAACCGTGGCCCCACCACCGCctcccaccacccaccaccaccacaaccaccaccacccgccaccacccacccctccccaccaccacccaccgccaaCCCCCGTGCCATCCCCACCCCTATCCCCATCCCCATCCCCACCCCTCTCAACACCACACCTACCCCTCAA TTTCAGCCATCTATGACCACACTCAACTCAAGAAGATACACCAACAAGATATCCCTTTTCTTGTTCACCCTGCATTTCTTAGTTGCAGTCTGTCTGGTCTTCTTCTTAGTGTTCAAAGGGGTTCAAGGACTAGTACAAGGAGGCAGtgcaagaagaaaagaaagaagggtAATTCAGTACTTTCTCCCACAAGTTGAAGCAGCATCACTATTAAGCATCACATTAGCATTCTCATGGCAAAAAGCAGTTAGGGTTTGGCCTCATTTCATGGTGCAATTCATCCTATGGAGCTCCTTCCTCATGACATTGTCAGCAGGCATCCTCCTAATCTGCATCCAACGCCCGAGCACCGATGGAGTCGGTGTCGTGTTCATACTCTTCGCTATCGGTAACGGGTTGTACGCGTGTTGGGTGACCCAAAGAACCAAGTTTTGCAGTAGGGTTTTCTTGAAAGCGCTTGAGCCCGTATCGAAATTCCATGATATAAACCGGCCAACGTATTGGATGCTTGGGATTGGGTTCGTTTGGATGTCGATTTGGATACTTGCGGTGATCGGGGCTTTGAATTTTTATTTTCCCCCTTTGGTGATTATCTTGTTGGTGTTGAGCTTGCTTTGGACAGCTGAGGTTATGCGAAATGTTGCGAATTTGACGATTAGTCGGGTGATCGCTTTGTTTTATCTTCGTGGAATGCAATCGAATACGCAGTTTTGTTTTCAACGCGCACTGTCGAAGAACCTTGGGAGTGCTTGTTTGGGTTCTTTGTTTGTTCCAACGATCGAAGCTTTGAGGATTGTTGCTAGAGGTCTGAATTTGCTTGAAGGAGAAGATGAGTTCATGTTCTCTTGTGCACATTGTTGTCTTAAAGTTATGGAAACAATTTTCAGATATGGCAATGGCTGGGCTTATGTTCAG ATCGCAGCGTACGGAAAAGGGTTCGTAAAAGCATCACAAGACACTTGGGAACTCTTTGAGAAACGAGAAATGGAATTGATCGTCGATTCTGACATCACTACCGCGATATGCTTCCTCACCGGAGTTTGTAGCGGTTCTATATGCGTCATTATGGTGGCTGCGTGGACTGCCGCCGTGCATGTAACCTACACCGCCACCATCTCTCTCCTTGCTTTCATCGTCGGGTATCTAATG ACGAGGATCGCGATGGCATTACCTCACGCTTGTGTGAGTTGTTACTATGTGTGTTACGCTGAGAACCCTGATAATAGGTTGTTTGACGACACCATCCCAAAACGGCTCGATCTGATTAAATCTAACCGAGATGTGGTGGTCCCAACGCCTCGAGTTCCTCCACGTTTTAGAAGATAA
- the LOC118492097 gene encoding protein PNS1-like isoform X2, whose translation MGVAEPVVERETEEHVDVDHHKQQDEIKQTHKDLEKGEMGHDHQQQHVSRMQRLSATNPLRLVMDSATRVPPTPTFNRGPTTASHHPPPPQPPPPATTHPSPPPPTANPRAIPTPIPIPIPTPLNTTPTPQFQPSMTTLNSRRYTNKISLFLFTLHFLVAVCLVFFLVFKGVQGLVQGGSARRKERRVIQYFLPQVEAASLLSITLAFSWQKAVRVWPHFMVQFILWSSFLMTLSAGILLICIQRPSTDGVGVVFILFAIGNGLYACWVTQRTKFCSRVFLKALEPVSKFHDINRPTYWMLGIGFVWMSIWILAVIGALNFYFPPLVIILLVLSLLWTAEVMRNVANLTISRVIALFYLRGMQSNTQFCFQRALSKNLGSACLGSLFVPTIEALRIVARGLNLLEGEDEFMFSCAHCCLKVMETIFRYGNGWAYVQIAAYGKGFVKASQDTWELFEKREMELIVDSDITTAICFLTGVCSGSICVIMVAAWTAAVHVTYTATISLLAFIVGYLMFSRIWFRDSDISFEEEREEVSSNRRERERGERRREER comes from the exons ATGGGTGTTGCAGAACCG GTTGTAGAGAGAGAAACTGAAGAACATGTTGATGTTGATCACCACAAACAACAGGATGAAATCAAACAAACCCATAAAGATTTAGAAAAAGGTGAAATGGGTCAtgatcatcaacaacaacatGTGTCAAGAATGCAAAGATTAAGTGCCACTAATCCATTAAGACTTGTGATGGATAGTGCCACTAGAGTACCACCTACACCCACCTTTAACCGTGGCCCCACCACCGCctcccaccacccaccaccaccacaaccaccaccacccgccaccacccacccctccccaccaccacccaccgccaaCCCCCGTGCCATCCCCACCCCTATCCCCATCCCCATCCCCACCCCTCTCAACACCACACCTACCCCTCAA TTTCAGCCATCTATGACCACACTCAACTCAAGAAGATACACCAACAAGATATCCCTTTTCTTGTTCACCCTGCATTTCTTAGTTGCAGTCTGTCTGGTCTTCTTCTTAGTGTTCAAAGGGGTTCAAGGACTAGTACAAGGAGGCAGtgcaagaagaaaagaaagaagggtAATTCAGTACTTTCTCCCACAAGTTGAAGCAGCATCACTATTAAGCATCACATTAGCATTCTCATGGCAAAAAGCAGTTAGGGTTTGGCCTCATTTCATGGTGCAATTCATCCTATGGAGCTCCTTCCTCATGACATTGTCAGCAGGCATCCTCCTAATCTGCATCCAACGCCCGAGCACCGATGGAGTCGGTGTCGTGTTCATACTCTTCGCTATCGGTAACGGGTTGTACGCGTGTTGGGTGACCCAAAGAACCAAGTTTTGCAGTAGGGTTTTCTTGAAAGCGCTTGAGCCCGTATCGAAATTCCATGATATAAACCGGCCAACGTATTGGATGCTTGGGATTGGGTTCGTTTGGATGTCGATTTGGATACTTGCGGTGATCGGGGCTTTGAATTTTTATTTTCCCCCTTTGGTGATTATCTTGTTGGTGTTGAGCTTGCTTTGGACAGCTGAGGTTATGCGAAATGTTGCGAATTTGACGATTAGTCGGGTGATCGCTTTGTTTTATCTTCGTGGAATGCAATCGAATACGCAGTTTTGTTTTCAACGCGCACTGTCGAAGAACCTTGGGAGTGCTTGTTTGGGTTCTTTGTTTGTTCCAACGATCGAAGCTTTGAGGATTGTTGCTAGAGGTCTGAATTTGCTTGAAGGAGAAGATGAGTTCATGTTCTCTTGTGCACATTGTTGTCTTAAAGTTATGGAAACAATTTTCAGATATGGCAATGGCTGGGCTTATGTTCAG ATCGCAGCGTACGGAAAAGGGTTCGTAAAAGCATCACAAGACACTTGGGAACTCTTTGAGAAACGAGAAATGGAATTGATCGTCGATTCTGACATCACTACCGCGATATGCTTCCTCACCGGAGTTTGTAGCGGTTCTATATGCGTCATTATGGTGGCTGCGTGGACTGCCGCCGTGCATGTAACCTACACCGCCACCATCTCTCTCCTTGCTTTCATCGTCGGGTATCTAATG TTTTCCAGGATTTGGTTCAGAGATTCGGATATCAGTTTTGAAGAGGAGAGAGAAGAAGTCTCTTCAaataggagagagagagagagaggagagagaagaagagaagagAGATGA